In Paenibacillus sonchi, the genomic stretch CTCCCTTCACAGCGTTCCGCAAAATCACTTTCCCGCTGACTGTGCCGGGACTGATTATTGGCGGCATCCTGGTCTTCGTCGGCAGTCTGACGGCGTATACCACGCCTGCGCTGCTCGGCGGCAAGGAACGGGTCGTCTCCACCTTTTTGTATCAGAACGCCATGACGCTGAACGATTGGCAGGCGGCCTCTGTCATCGCCGTGATTATGATCGTCATTACATTCGTGGTTGTAGGGCTGATGAATGCCTGGGCCAACCGCTTGAATCCGAAGGGGTGAGAAGATGAAGGAAGGAAACCGCGCATTGTCCTTGTACACGCTGCTGGTCTTTATTTTTTTGCTGGGCCCGCTTGTCATTATTTCCATTACTTCCTTTGAGCCGGGCACGGTCCTGAAATTCCCCCCTGAGGGCTTTTCATTACGGTGGTACAAGAACATCTTTGAGGTCAGCGCGTTCATGGAGACCTTCAGAACCTCGATTGTAATCTCGCTGCTCGGCAATCTGCTGGCTCTGCTGCTGGGAGTTCCTGCTGCCTACGCCCTGAGCCGTTACCGGTTCCGCGGGCGGGACATGCTGAATGCGGTTTTCCTGTCGCCGGTGCTGATTCCCGGTATTGTGCTGGGCTTCACGCTGCTGCGTTATCTGATCGTGGTGTACAACCTGCCGATTGTGGCGGGCCTCTTGATTGGACATACCGTCATCATGCTGCCTTTTATTATCCGGGTGATTGCTTCGAGTCTGGAGAATTTCGATTTTGCCGTGGAAGAGGCGGCGCAGAGCCTGGGGGCCACACGACTGTTCACCTTCTTCAAAGTGGTTTTGCCCAATATCCGCTCCGGTATTCTGGCGGCGGTGCTGATCGCTTTTCTGGAATCCTTCAATAATGTGGATATTTCCGTGTTTATGACCGGTCCGGGGATCAGCACGCTGCCGATCCAGATGCTGACCTATGTGCAGAATTACTTCGATCCTACGATTGCCGCGATTTCGGTCATCCTGATGGTGCTGACGGCGGCACTGATGTTTATCATCGAACGGCTGATGGGCTTCGCCTACTTTACCAAACGATAGCTTACTTTACCAAATGATACGGAGGCATAAGCAAATGGCGCTCTTAAGTCTGGAACATGTATCGGTTGCTTATGACAACCGTCTGATCCTGGAAGATTTCAATCTGTCGCTGGCCCAAGGACAGCTGCTTTCCCTGCTCGGACCGAGCGGGTGCGGCAAAACAACCACGCTGCGGCTGATCGCCGGATTCCTAAGCGCGGAAGCGGGCAACTTCATGTTCTCCGGGAAGGACTACACCAAGGTACCGGTAGAAAAGCGGAATTTCGGCTTTGTCTTTCAGAACTATGCGCTGTTCCCGCATCTGTCGGTGTACGACAACGTGGCGTTCGGCCTCCGGCTGCGGAAGCTGAAGGAGGCGGAGATCCAGAAGCGGGTAACGCGGATGCTGGAAATTGTCAGTCTTGGCGGCTTTGAGAAAAGACTTCCGGCTGCATTGTCCGGCGGACAACGCCAGCGGGTGGCGATTGCCCGGGCACTGGTCATCGAGCCGGCTTTGCTCTTGTTCGATGAGCCGCTCAGCAATCTCGATGCGAACCTGCGGGTGAATATGCGTGTGGAAATCCGCCGCATCCAGCAGGAGCTGGGCATTACAACTGTATACGTCTCCCATGACCAGGAGGAATGCTTCTCCATCTCCGATCAGGTGGCGGTTATGAATAATGGCAAGATCGAGCAGCTCGATCAGCCACAGGCAATCTTCAAGTATCCGGCCAGCGAATTTGTGGCCCGGTTCATCGGGTTTGGGAACTTTATCTCTTTTGACGGCAGGAATGACGAAGGCACGGATATTGAGCTGAGCCGGGGAACGCTGAAGTTTCTGGCGGTGAAGCGCCCGAATGGTGAAGGCAACACCGGACTCTTAGGAGCGATCCGCCCTGATGATCTGCAGCTGCTGAGCAGTCCGCCGGAGTCGGGCGCCACTGGAAATACGCTGCCGGGCACGGTGCAGGTCAGCACGTATCTCGGCCGCAGCTATCAATACCAGGTGGAGACGGAGCTGGGCGTATTTACCGTCAATCAGGAGCTGGAGCATCCCTTCGGACAAGGGGAGCAGGTCACAGTTTATTTTCCAAAAGAGAAGCTGGTGCTGGTGCAGTAGCGCTTCATAAGAGGAGCATACATGATGATTACAGATCAACTTATACTGAACGCTAAGGTGTACAACAGTTACTATAAACGGTTCGAGCCGGCGAATGTCGCTGTGAAGGACGGGCGGTTCCTCTATATCGGGCCGCTCGGAGCAGAGACGTTCACCGCCAAGGATACCATTCAGGCGGAAGGGCAATATATGGTGCCTGGCCTGATTGATATCCATCTGCATATCGAGAGCACGATGATTACCCCGGAGACGTTTTCGTATGGCATTCTGCGGCACGGGGTAACCACCATTGTCCCTGAGCCGCATGAAATGGCCAATGTATTCGGGGTGGAGGGCGTGCATGAGATGATCCGTGCCAGCCGGGACTGCCAGGTGGACATGTTCTACGCCATACCGAGTTCGGTGCCGGCAACTCCGCTTGAAACCACCGGCGGTTCGATTGAAATTGAGGATATCGACGATCTGATGGAAACAGAGCGGATGATCTGCCTGGGCGAAGTGATGAATTATGTTGATGTCATCCGTGACCCCGACGGGAAAAGTAACCGTATCCTGCAGCATGTCCGCAGCCGCTATCCCGGTCTTGTGATCGAGGGGCATACGCCGAAGCTGCTTGACCTTGATCTCCACCGGCTGATCTATGCCGGGATCGATTCGGACCACACCCATCAGAGCATTGAAGGCCTCAAGGCGCGGATTGCGGCGGGAATGTTCATCGAGATTCAGGAAAAATCGATGACCCCGGATGTGGTGGACTATCTGGTCCGCCATCCGGTCAGCGAGCATTTCTGCTTCGTGACCGATGATGTGATGACCGACTCGATGGTGAAGACGGGGCATCTTGACCATCTCGTGCGCAAAGCCATCGCTATGGGCATGGCACCGGAGGACGCCGTGTATGCCGCCACGTTCACCCCGGCCCGGCGGATGAAGATGAATGACCGCGGCGTGATCGCGCCGAACAAAACCGCCGACTATCTGCTGCTCTCGGATCTGGACAGCTTCACCATCGAAGCGGTCTACAAGCGGGGGGCTCAGGTCTATGACCGCAAGCTGCCGCTTCCGCAGCCGGAGACGGTGCCGCGGTTCCCTGAGCATTTCTACCGCAGCGTGAAGCTGTCTTCCTTGACCGCTGACGATTTCACGGTGCGGACCGGGCTGCCGGACGGGCGTTACAGCTCCCGGGTGATGATGGTCAACAGCATCTCCACATTTACTGAGGAGAAGCACGCGGAGGCCGGGGTTAAGAACGGTCTGCTGCAGTGGCAGGAGAGCGGGTATGGCCTGATTGCCACTTTTGAGCGGTATGGCAAAAACGGTAACCGCGCCTACGGCCTAATCGGCGGAGATACGATTAAGCGCGGCGCCATTGCTACCACCTATTCACATGACAATCATAACCTGCTGGTTGTGGGGCATGATCCTGTGGACATGGCTGTGGCCGCCAATGCAGTGATTGCGGGGCAAGGCGGCTTCTGTGTCGTCTTAGACGGCAAAGTGATTGCTTCACTGGCGCTGCCGGTCGGCGGCATTCTGACTGAAGCGCCGCTTGAGGAAACGGCTGAGCGGGTGCTCGGATTGCGGACAGCCATGGAATCGTTGGGCTACAACCATTACAATCCGATTATGTCCATCAGCACGCATTCCCTTCCGGTCAGCCCGGCGCTCAAAATCACAGACCATGGCCTGATCGATGTAGGCACAGGCCGTGTAGTGCCGCTGCTGTTCCCGCTTGGGGGAGAGTAGCTGGCCTTCGCGTCGAGGTTGTCCAATTAGAGTGTGCAAAGAGAGGGGTATCCCGGAATGGGGTGCCCTTTTTGCTAAATTTAATGAGGCTAATTTCTCACGCCATTAGCCTTGCAATTGTATTTGATGCAGTTAAAAGGCTGTGTAACCCCCCTGTTTTAGCTGTAATTGCATTTTGTACACTTAAAAATGGCAGTTGGCGCATATTTGCTGAAATGCAGCTTTTTTAAAAATATAAGAATTTATATGTTTCCCGCTATAAATTATCTTTCTATTTCTCGCTGAAACACCCCGTCCTTTAAAAGGACGGCGTAGCCGTTTCCACTTGTTGTACGAAGTGCCGCTAATTTCGTTTTAACACCGATATCGTCACTTTTAATTGTACAGAATACAGTTGCGAGATGAACACGGAGGGTTAACAGATTTTTAATGGCAAGTAGTCAGTAGTCAGTAGTCAGTAGTCAGTAGTCAGTACATGTAACCTTGTAGTCTGCAAACTTTAACCAATAAGCGTAACAGCCACCGTAACTACTAACCATAGCCATAACCACTAATCTGTATCAGCCCTCAACGTAACCCTGAAGCAGAAAAGCAGTGTCGGCAAAGAGTTTTTTGTGCAAGCCATATTGTATATAATGGAAGTATTGCTTGATTCCGGAGGAGGCGGTTGTAATGGCAGAGATGGATCGGATGCAAGGTGCAGATCACGCGGACCAGCCGGGGCAGTGGGAAAATTCCGGGAAGCGGAAAAAGCCAACCCTGATGCAAATCTGCCTGGTTGTGTTCCTGCTCGGGATTGCTGTATTCCTCGTAGGTACGGTCATCCAGATGTTCAGTTCATTTGAGGAACGGGTATCGGACCGCATCCATCTGCAGGATATTACTTCTATTGAAATCATCCGCTCGTTGCCCTCGACAACTGACGAAGTGAAGGTCACTGTGACCGACCCTGCAAAAATAGCGGACATCATGAATGCTTTTGCCGGTGTCAAATTGATGAGCTCCAGCATTTCCCACGATTTCAACAGAAGTTACTGGATCAGTATCATTGTAGACAAATACTTCAGATTCGGCATTAGACTGGATGACCAAAAGTATATCTCCATTAATGATACGTCCAGAAATGACAAATACAGCAGCGGGTCTTTTAAAATCATCAATCATTATGACATGCGCTCTATTGACAGCCTCTTCGACTGAGTTGGCGGATTCCATTGACTTGCAGATGCCCCGCGCCTATGATGATTAATAATATAATTATGAAACGCACAGAGGAGAGAGACAGCATGGCTATGGAGATTGAACGCAAGTTCCTGCTGCCGGAGTACCCGGAGCGGCTGATTCAGGAAGGCCAGGTGCAGGTGCTTACGCGGCAGAGCATTGACCAGACTTATCTGGCGATTGAGGACGGGCAGGAGCTGAGAGTACGCAAGATCACGGACCTGGATTCGGGCGAGATTACGTATACCCATACCTTCAAGGACGGCAAAGGCATCAGCCGCAAGGAGATCGAATACTCCATCTCTGAGGGATTATATAACCAGATGATTCAAGCCGTGAAGGCTGTACCGTTGGTGAAGACACGCATTACCGGCATTTGGAACGGCACGACCGTAGAGATTGACCTCTATACCCAACTGGAACTGACCGTGCTGGAGGTTGAATTCGATTCGCTGGAGGCGGCGGAGAGCTTCGTGGCCCCCGGATGGTTCGGCAAGGATGTCAGCGTGGACAAGAAATACAGCAACAAAACCGTCTGGAAAGAGCTGCAGAACAAATAACGTGAAGCTGCCCTGCGGCATCCCATGGTTACGCAAAAGTTAACACAGAAGTAACGGACTTTAACGCTTAAACGTGTTAATATAGAATGAGCTTAGGCACCGGGCAGCACAGGTACATTTTCTGCACATCAGCCTATACAAGGGTTAACTACAGAGGGGTTCAGGAGGATGAGAGAGGTATGGAGTATATAAGCACAAGAGGCAATGTAGAAGCTAAGGGCTTTATTGATACGGTTCTGATGGGGCTGGCGGATGACGGCGGGCTCATGGTGCCTTTTCAGATCCCGGTAATTTTCCCTGAGAAGCTGGCGGAATGGCGGAGCCTGAGCTTCCAGGAGCTGTTCCTTGAAATTTTCTCGTATTATACCAATGATGAAATTCCCTACGAAGATCTAAAAGAAATGGTCTACACCAGCTATGGCAATTTCCGCGCGCCGGAAGTAACGCCGCTGCATCAAGTGAATGATTCCTTGTATGTGCTGGAGCTGTTCCATGGGCCTACTTTTGCTTTCAAGGATGTGGCGCTGCAGTTCATGGGCGAGCTGTATTCCTACATTTCCCGCAAGCGCGGCGAGGTTATTCATATCCTTGGCGCTACCTCGGGGGATACGGGGGCGGCTGCCATCCAGGGGG encodes the following:
- a CDS encoding ABC transporter permease, giving the protein MKEGNRALSLYTLLVFIFLLGPLVIISITSFEPGTVLKFPPEGFSLRWYKNIFEVSAFMETFRTSIVISLLGNLLALLLGVPAAYALSRYRFRGRDMLNAVFLSPVLIPGIVLGFTLLRYLIVVYNLPIVAGLLIGHTVIMLPFIIRVIASSLENFDFAVEEAAQSLGATRLFTFFKVVLPNIRSGILAAVLIAFLESFNNVDISVFMTGPGISTLPIQMLTYVQNYFDPTIAAISVILMVLTAALMFIIERLMGFAYFTKR
- a CDS encoding ABC transporter ATP-binding protein; this encodes MALLSLEHVSVAYDNRLILEDFNLSLAQGQLLSLLGPSGCGKTTTLRLIAGFLSAEAGNFMFSGKDYTKVPVEKRNFGFVFQNYALFPHLSVYDNVAFGLRLRKLKEAEIQKRVTRMLEIVSLGGFEKRLPAALSGGQRQRVAIARALVIEPALLLFDEPLSNLDANLRVNMRVEIRRIQQELGITTVYVSHDQEECFSISDQVAVMNNGKIEQLDQPQAIFKYPASEFVARFIGFGNFISFDGRNDEGTDIELSRGTLKFLAVKRPNGEGNTGLLGAIRPDDLQLLSSPPESGATGNTLPGTVQVSTYLGRSYQYQVETELGVFTVNQELEHPFGQGEQVTVYFPKEKLVLVQ
- a CDS encoding adenine deaminase, which encodes MITDQLILNAKVYNSYYKRFEPANVAVKDGRFLYIGPLGAETFTAKDTIQAEGQYMVPGLIDIHLHIESTMITPETFSYGILRHGVTTIVPEPHEMANVFGVEGVHEMIRASRDCQVDMFYAIPSSVPATPLETTGGSIEIEDIDDLMETERMICLGEVMNYVDVIRDPDGKSNRILQHVRSRYPGLVIEGHTPKLLDLDLHRLIYAGIDSDHTHQSIEGLKARIAAGMFIEIQEKSMTPDVVDYLVRHPVSEHFCFVTDDVMTDSMVKTGHLDHLVRKAIAMGMAPEDAVYAATFTPARRMKMNDRGVIAPNKTADYLLLSDLDSFTIEAVYKRGAQVYDRKLPLPQPETVPRFPEHFYRSVKLSSLTADDFTVRTGLPDGRYSSRVMMVNSISTFTEEKHAEAGVKNGLLQWQESGYGLIATFERYGKNGNRAYGLIGGDTIKRGAIATTYSHDNHNLLVVGHDPVDMAVAANAVIAGQGGFCVVLDGKVIASLALPVGGILTEAPLEETAERVLGLRTAMESLGYNHYNPIMSISTHSLPVSPALKITDHGLIDVGTGRVVPLLFPLGGE
- a CDS encoding CYTH domain-containing protein; its protein translation is MAMEIERKFLLPEYPERLIQEGQVQVLTRQSIDQTYLAIEDGQELRVRKITDLDSGEITYTHTFKDGKGISRKEIEYSISEGLYNQMIQAVKAVPLVKTRITGIWNGTTVEIDLYTQLELTVLEVEFDSLEAAESFVAPGWFGKDVSVDKKYSNKTVWKELQNK